The following are from one region of the Tenacibaculum dicentrarchi genome:
- a CDS encoding ion transporter — MKKNSKNWKEKLHEIIYEADTSGGKLFDIVLLIAILASILLVMLESVESINAKHGTLLNISEWIITGLFSIEYIARIISIKKPSKYIFSFYGIIDLLSTLPKYLAIFFTGTHSLVALRALRLLRVFRILKLARFIGESNNFMKALKASRTKITVFLFFVLILCVILGTIMYLIEGGENGFTSIPRSVYWAIVTLTTVGYGDIAPHTPFGQFVASIIMILGYGIIAVPTGIVSSEMVKVNELDLNTQSCPNCSYEGHDDDALFCNHCGNKLHD, encoded by the coding sequence TTGAAGAAAAATAGCAAAAACTGGAAAGAAAAATTACATGAAATAATCTATGAAGCCGATACTTCAGGTGGAAAATTATTTGATATCGTTTTATTAATCGCAATACTTGCTAGTATTTTACTAGTAATGCTCGAAAGCGTCGAAAGTATTAATGCAAAACACGGAACGCTTTTAAATATTTCTGAATGGATTATTACAGGGTTATTTTCAATTGAATATATTGCTCGAATTATATCGATAAAAAAACCATCGAAATATATTTTTAGTTTCTATGGAATTATTGATTTACTGTCAACTCTACCAAAATATTTGGCAATTTTCTTTACAGGAACACACAGTTTAGTAGCTTTAAGAGCCTTGAGATTACTACGTGTTTTTAGAATTTTAAAACTCGCTCGTTTTATTGGAGAATCTAATAATTTTATGAAAGCCTTAAAAGCTAGCAGAACAAAAATTACGGTTTTTTTGTTTTTTGTATTGATTTTATGCGTTATTTTAGGAACTATTATGTACTTAATTGAAGGCGGAGAAAACGGCTTTACAAGTATTCCAAGAAGCGTTTATTGGGCAATTGTAACACTAACGACCGTTGGTTATGGCGATATTGCTCCGCACACACCTTTTGGGCAGTTTGTAGCGAGTATTATTATGATTTTAGGATACGGAATTATTGCCGTTCCCACAGGGATTGTAAGTTCTGAAATGGTAAAAGTAAACGAGCTTGATTTAAACACACAATCGTGCCCAAACTGTTCATATGAAGGGCATGATGATGATGCACTTTTTTGTAATCACTGCGGAAATAAACTACACGATTAA
- the miaA gene encoding tRNA (adenosine(37)-N6)-dimethylallyltransferase MiaA, translating into MKNTLITIVGATAIGKTALSIKLAQHFNCSIVSCDSRQFFKEMSIGTAVPSSEELEAAPHHFIQNRSIFDNYSVGQFEKDALTKLDELFTENPVQIMVGGSGLYVDAVLKGLDYFPEVNASIREKLTKELEENGIEKLQEQLKELDIETYNTITIDNPHRVMRALEVCIGSGKTYSSFKNKPKAPRNFKVIKIGLTADRQIMYDRINKRVDIMLENGLLEEAKKMQPHKNLTALKTVGYRELFEYFQGDFTKEFAIEEIKKNTRRFAKRQGTWFRRDTQINWFDFQDDIQKIITCLEDKI; encoded by the coding sequence ATGAAAAACACCCTAATTACCATTGTTGGTGCTACGGCAATCGGAAAAACAGCATTAAGTATAAAACTTGCACAGCATTTTAATTGCAGTATTGTTTCTTGTGATTCTCGTCAGTTTTTTAAAGAAATGAGCATCGGAACTGCGGTTCCTTCTTCGGAAGAATTGGAAGCTGCACCACATCATTTTATTCAAAACAGAAGTATTTTTGACAACTATTCTGTCGGACAATTTGAAAAAGATGCACTCACTAAATTAGACGAATTATTTACTGAAAACCCTGTACAAATTATGGTTGGCGGTAGCGGTTTGTATGTCGATGCCGTTTTAAAAGGCTTAGATTATTTTCCTGAAGTCAATGCTAGTATCAGAGAAAAACTAACCAAAGAGCTTGAAGAAAATGGCATTGAAAAACTTCAAGAACAACTCAAAGAACTCGATATTGAAACCTATAATACCATTACTATTGATAATCCGCATCGGGTAATGCGTGCTTTAGAGGTTTGTATTGGTTCGGGCAAAACATACAGTTCTTTTAAAAACAAACCCAAAGCGCCTCGTAATTTTAAAGTTATCAAAATCGGTTTAACTGCCGATAGGCAAATTATGTACGACCGAATTAATAAACGTGTCGATATTATGTTAGAAAACGGTTTGCTTGAGGAGGCTAAAAAAATGCAACCTCATAAAAATTTAACTGCATTAAAAACTGTTGGATATCGCGAATTATTTGAATATTTTCAAGGGGATTTTACCAAAGAATTTGCCATTGAAGAAATTAAGAAAAATACCCGCCGTTTTGCAAAACGACAAGGAACTTGGTTTCGTAGAGATACCCAAATTAATTGGTTCGATTTTCAAGATGATATTCAAAAAATTATTACTTGTTTAGAAGATAAAATATAA
- the hisC gene encoding histidinol-phosphate transaminase has product MFNLDKIVRPNIQKLKAYSSARDEFKGEAEVYLDANENPFGTLNRYPDPKQTKIKERLSVIKKVAENQIFVGNGSDEVIDLAFRIFCEPSKDKALTFSPTYGMYDVSASINDIELIKQPLVNDFQISLNQLQPYLDMEEVKIIFICSPNNPTGNCFEDETIEYILENFNGVVIIDEAYIDFSSRASYSTKLEKYPNLIVSQTFSKAWGLAGVRVGVAYANSEVVDLYNKVKPPYNVSTLNQEAVIASLDNLAQFEENKNIIINEKEKLINDLNNLELVKKIYPTEANFILIEVKNANLIYTKLVAEKIITRNRNTLVNNCLRITVGSTDENKRLITALKSLT; this is encoded by the coding sequence ATGTTTAATTTAGATAAAATAGTTCGCCCAAATATTCAAAAATTAAAGGCATATTCATCAGCAAGAGATGAATTTAAAGGTGAAGCAGAAGTATATTTAGATGCGAATGAAAACCCTTTTGGAACATTAAACAGATATCCAGACCCAAAGCAAACAAAAATCAAAGAACGATTATCAGTAATTAAAAAAGTTGCTGAAAATCAAATTTTTGTCGGAAACGGAAGTGATGAAGTAATTGATTTAGCATTCAGAATTTTCTGTGAACCATCAAAAGATAAAGCGTTAACTTTTTCGCCTACTTATGGAATGTACGATGTTTCGGCAAGTATCAACGATATTGAATTAATTAAGCAACCTTTGGTAAATGATTTTCAAATAAGTTTAAATCAGTTACAACCATATTTAGATATGGAGGAAGTGAAAATTATATTTATTTGTTCGCCAAACAATCCTACAGGAAATTGTTTTGAAGACGAAACTATTGAATATATATTGGAGAATTTTAACGGAGTAGTAATTATTGATGAAGCTTATATTGATTTTAGTTCAAGAGCTTCTTATAGTACTAAATTAGAAAAATATCCAAATTTAATTGTAAGTCAAACCTTTAGTAAAGCTTGGGGATTGGCAGGTGTAAGAGTAGGTGTAGCATACGCAAATTCTGAGGTTGTCGATTTATATAACAAGGTGAAACCTCCTTACAATGTAAGTACTTTAAATCAAGAAGCAGTAATAGCTTCTTTAGATAATTTAGCTCAATTTGAGGAAAATAAAAATATCATTATCAATGAAAAAGAAAAATTGATTAATGATTTAAATAACCTTGAATTAGTAAAAAAAATATATCCTACAGAAGCTAATTTTATATTAATCGAAGTGAAAAATGCAAATTTAATTTACACTAAATTAGTAGCCGAAAAAATAATTACAAGAAACAGAAATACATTAGTAAATAACTGTTTACGAATTACGGTAGGAAGTACAGACGAAAATAAAAGATTAATTACAGCATTAAAATCACTAACATAA
- the hisB gene encoding bifunctional histidinol-phosphatase/imidazoleglycerol-phosphate dehydratase HisB, producing the protein MKKVLFIDRDGTLIKEPADEQTDSFEKLEFYPKVFQGLSKIAKELDFELVLVTNQDGLGTAVYPENTFWPVHNFVMRTLKEEGIVFSEEIIDRTFAKDNQPTRKPNTGLLTKFFSEEYDLANSFVIGDRLTDVELAKNLGAKGIYINDETFLGTDEITVKRSELDDFIALESSDWNAIYEFLKLEERTAEIVRNTNETKIDIKLNLDGTGKSNISTGIDFFDHMLDQIARHGQMDLDIQVKGDLEVDEHHTIEDTAIALGEVFNTALGNKLGIERYGFCLPMDDCLAQVAIDFGGRNWLVWEADFKREMIGKMPTEMFFHFFKSFTDGAKCNLNIKAEGDNEHHKIEAIFKTFAKAIKVAVKRDSSKMILPSTKGML; encoded by the coding sequence ATGAAAAAAGTATTATTTATAGATAGAGATGGAACTTTAATTAAAGAACCAGCAGACGAACAAACAGATTCATTCGAAAAATTAGAGTTTTATCCGAAGGTCTTTCAAGGATTAAGTAAAATAGCTAAAGAATTAGATTTCGAATTAGTTTTAGTTACAAATCAAGATGGATTAGGAACAGCAGTATATCCTGAAAATACTTTTTGGCCAGTACATAACTTTGTGATGCGAACTTTAAAAGAAGAAGGAATTGTTTTTTCAGAAGAAATTATTGATAGAACTTTTGCTAAAGATAATCAGCCAACAAGAAAACCGAATACAGGTTTGCTAACTAAGTTTTTTTCCGAAGAATATGATTTAGCAAATTCTTTCGTAATTGGTGACCGTTTAACAGATGTTGAACTCGCTAAAAATTTAGGAGCAAAAGGGATTTATATAAATGATGAAACTTTTTTAGGTACTGATGAAATTACCGTTAAAAGAAGTGAATTAGATGATTTTATCGCCTTAGAAAGTAGCGATTGGAATGCTATTTATGAGTTTTTAAAGTTAGAAGAAAGAACGGCTGAAATTGTTAGAAATACCAATGAAACGAAAATTGACATCAAATTAAATCTTGATGGAACTGGTAAAAGTAACATTAGTACAGGAATTGATTTTTTTGACCACATGCTAGACCAAATTGCACGTCATGGGCAAATGGATTTAGATATTCAAGTAAAAGGAGATTTGGAAGTTGATGAACATCACACAATTGAAGATACTGCAATTGCGTTAGGTGAAGTTTTTAATACTGCTTTAGGTAACAAATTAGGAATAGAACGTTACGGATTTTGTTTGCCAATGGATGATTGTTTAGCACAAGTAGCTATTGATTTTGGAGGTAGAAATTGGTTAGTTTGGGAAGCAGATTTTAAAAGAGAAATGATTGGTAAAATGCCAACAGAAATGTTTTTTCACTTTTTTAAATCGTTTACTGACGGTGCAAAATGTAATTTAAATATAAAAGCTGAAGGTGATAATGAACATCATAAAATAGAAGCTATTTTTAAAACATTTGCCAAAGCAATAAAAGTAGCTGTAAAAAGAGACAGTAGTAAAATGATTTTACCATCAACAAAAGGAATGCTATAA
- a CDS encoding EamA family transporter, translating into MKNSKLLIIAAFFSIYIIWGSTYLFNKIAVTEIPPLFLASIRFSIAGVLIMILAKIMKLPLKISRNQLVNSGIAGFLFLVYGNGVFVWALKYVDSGFAALLASTQPLFVLFLLRLIDGKRLQKKSIIGVLLGLIGMYLLVSQQEITTSEGSVLGIFMILTCVLSWSYGSVFVSKADLPKKHLVSTGYQMLLAGFMLAIASLVFKETWISPLNWSSKTQGAMFFLIIFGGIVAFTAFNYLLKSVSPEKVATSAYVNPIIALFLGWSLLNEQLTSQSIVASAVLLLGVYFINSRKKVVKVLPKKGSF; encoded by the coding sequence ATGAAAAATTCAAAACTCTTAATTATAGCCGCCTTTTTTTCAATATATATAATTTGGGGTTCTACCTATTTATTTAATAAAATTGCCGTTACCGAAATACCACCATTATTTTTAGCGTCGATACGTTTTTCAATTGCGGGCGTTTTAATTATGATTTTGGCTAAAATCATGAAATTACCCTTAAAAATTAGTAGAAATCAGCTTGTAAATTCAGGAATTGCAGGGTTTTTATTTTTGGTGTATGGAAACGGTGTTTTCGTATGGGCATTAAAATATGTCGATAGCGGTTTTGCAGCTTTATTAGCCTCGACACAGCCGTTATTTGTGCTATTTTTACTGCGTTTAATAGACGGAAAAAGATTGCAAAAAAAATCGATAATAGGTGTTTTACTAGGTTTAATAGGAATGTATTTATTGGTCAGTCAGCAAGAAATAACCACATCGGAAGGCAGTGTTTTAGGAATTTTTATGATTTTAACCTGCGTACTTAGTTGGAGTTACGGAAGCGTATTTGTGTCAAAAGCCGATTTACCAAAAAAACATTTAGTAAGCACGGGATATCAGATGTTATTAGCAGGTTTTATGTTAGCAATAGCAAGTTTGGTTTTTAAAGAAACTTGGATTTCGCCATTAAATTGGTCGTCAAAAACCCAAGGAGCTATGTTTTTTCTAATCATTTTTGGCGGAATTGTAGCTTTTACGGCATTCAATTATTTGTTAAAATCGGTTTCTCCCGAAAAAGTAGCAACATCGGCGTATGTAAACCCGATAATCGCCTTATTTTTAGGGTGGAGCTTGTTAAATGAACAACTAACAAGCCAATCAATTGTAGCATCTGCGGTTTTATTATTGGGCGTTTATTTTATAAATTCAAGAAAAAAAGTAGTAAAAGTATTGCCTAAAAAAGGAAGTTTTTAA
- the hisIE gene encoding bifunctional phosphoribosyl-AMP cyclohydrolase/phosphoribosyl-ATP diphosphatase HisIE gives MNIDFTKGDGLVPVIIQNNTTLQVLMLGYMNEEAFLKTKETNKVTFFSRSKNRLWTKGEESGNFLSVKDIQIDCDNDTILIKAIPAGATCHKGTTSCFADETPKGFLYELERIISDRIDTNHPTSYTNKLFKRGINKVAQKVGEEAVELVIEAKDNDANLFKNEAADLFYHIVILLKAKGFTITDIEAILRDRN, from the coding sequence ATGAATATAGATTTTACAAAAGGAGACGGGCTTGTTCCTGTTATAATTCAGAATAATACCACATTACAAGTATTAATGTTAGGGTATATGAATGAAGAAGCGTTCTTAAAAACAAAAGAAACTAATAAAGTAACTTTTTTTAGTAGAAGTAAAAATAGGTTGTGGACAAAAGGAGAGGAGTCTGGTAATTTTTTATCAGTTAAAGATATTCAAATCGATTGTGATAACGATACTATTTTAATAAAAGCAATCCCCGCAGGAGCAACTTGCCATAAAGGAACAACTTCTTGTTTTGCAGATGAAACTCCAAAAGGTTTTTTATATGAATTAGAACGCATTATTTCTGATAGAATTGATACTAATCACCCAACATCATATACCAATAAATTATTTAAAAGAGGAATTAATAAAGTTGCTCAAAAAGTTGGTGAAGAGGCTGTAGAATTAGTTATTGAAGCCAAAGATAATGATGCCAATTTATTTAAAAATGAAGCTGCCGATTTATTTTATCATATTGTAATTCTTTTAAAAGCAAAAGGTTTTACAATAACTGATATTGAGGCTATTTTAAGAGATAGAAATTAA
- the hisF gene encoding imidazole glycerol phosphate synthase subunit HisF, whose protein sequence is MLKKRIIPCLDIKNGRTVKGVNFVDIKDAGDPIELAKQYVKDGADELVFLDITATLENRKTLVDLVEQIAQEINIPFTVGGGISTVEDASKLIQAGADKVSINSSAVKNPQLITDLKNRFGSQFVVVAIDTKYVNDRWKVFTKGGTNETELETVAWAKEVEKLGAGEILLTSMNSDGTKAGFSIDITNSVSSAINIPVIASGGAGKEVHFKDVFTKTEASAGLAASIFHFAEIPVPQLKQYLKEQNIPVR, encoded by the coding sequence ATGTTAAAAAAAAGAATAATACCTTGTTTAGATATTAAAAACGGAAGAACTGTAAAAGGTGTTAATTTTGTCGATATTAAAGACGCTGGTGACCCAATAGAATTAGCAAAACAATATGTAAAAGATGGTGCTGATGAATTAGTTTTTTTAGATATTACAGCGACTTTAGAAAACAGAAAAACATTAGTTGATTTAGTTGAGCAAATAGCACAAGAAATAAACATACCATTTACAGTTGGAGGTGGAATTAGTACTGTTGAAGATGCATCAAAGTTAATTCAAGCAGGAGCAGATAAGGTGAGTATTAATTCATCAGCAGTAAAAAATCCGCAGTTAATTACAGATTTAAAAAACAGATTTGGAAGTCAGTTTGTAGTAGTTGCTATTGATACTAAATATGTAAATGATAGATGGAAAGTATTTACTAAAGGAGGTACTAACGAAACGGAATTAGAGACAGTTGCTTGGGCTAAAGAAGTAGAAAAATTAGGAGCTGGTGAAATTTTATTAACATCAATGAATAGTGATGGAACTAAAGCAGGTTTTTCAATTGATATAACTAACTCGGTAAGTAGTGCTATTAATATTCCTGTTATAGCATCAGGAGGAGCAGGTAAAGAAGTACATTTTAAAGACGTATTTACTAAAACAGAAGCAAGTGCAGGTTTAGCAGCCAGTATTTTTCATTTTGCAGAAATTCCTGTACCACAACTTAAACAATATTTAAAAGAACAAAATATACCAGTACGATGA
- a CDS encoding class I SAM-dependent methyltransferase → MNEFQQLRDTLNESVLNNNFVKLTLSKPIKKSDGLPNVYVRLVKIKGAEMFQFTYHYNTNDKVQNYTISEAITEIEILLMDNFRAATLFTLTKDLLIFISKRKLVSYRENMASFKNKLPETHDKPKERLAEAGSYLHHLGITDKQGKVIHKMADKYRQINKYLEIIEGLLKSTRLPKHINIVDMGSGKGYLTFALYDYLVNQKKYSATVTGIELRKELVDYCNDVAEKSAFTKLSFVAQPIQEYDNNKIDILIALHACDTATDDAIYKGLSAKAELIICAPCCHKQIRQQVKGKEQESPLLKYGIFKERQFEMVTDTIRALILEKSNYNTKVFEFISNEHTRKNVMLVASKSIKKNDTTKIDAKIAGLKDAYAIESHYLETLV, encoded by the coding sequence ATGAATGAATTTCAACAACTAAGAGATACCTTAAACGAAAGCGTTTTAAATAATAATTTTGTAAAATTAACTTTAAGCAAACCTATCAAAAAAAGTGATGGATTACCAAACGTATATGTTCGATTGGTAAAGATAAAAGGCGCAGAAATGTTCCAATTTACCTATCATTATAATACCAATGATAAAGTTCAGAACTATACAATTTCTGAAGCTATTACCGAAATAGAAATTCTATTAATGGATAACTTTAGAGCGGCAACCTTGTTTACCCTAACTAAAGATTTATTGATATTTATCTCTAAAAGAAAATTAGTTTCTTACCGAGAAAATATGGCGAGTTTTAAAAATAAATTACCTGAAACCCACGACAAACCAAAAGAGCGTTTAGCCGAAGCAGGGAGTTATTTACATCATTTAGGAATTACCGATAAACAAGGAAAGGTTATTCATAAAATGGCTGACAAATACCGTCAAATTAATAAATATTTAGAGATTATTGAAGGTTTATTAAAATCTACACGATTACCAAAACACATTAATATTGTTGATATGGGTTCTGGTAAAGGCTATTTAACTTTTGCTTTGTACGATTATTTGGTAAATCAAAAAAAATACAGTGCAACCGTTACAGGAATTGAATTGCGTAAAGAATTAGTCGATTATTGTAATGATGTTGCCGAAAAATCAGCCTTTACAAAATTATCATTTGTAGCACAGCCAATTCAAGAATACGACAACAATAAAATTGATATTTTAATCGCTTTACACGCCTGCGATACCGCTACTGATGATGCTATTTACAAAGGATTATCAGCAAAAGCAGAACTAATTATTTGTGCGCCTTGTTGCCATAAACAAATCCGTCAGCAAGTAAAAGGAAAAGAGCAAGAAAGCCCGTTATTAAAATACGGAATTTTTAAAGAACGTCAGTTTGAAATGGTTACCGATACCATTCGTGCGTTAATTTTAGAAAAAAGTAATTATAATACCAAAGTTTTTGAATTTATAAGCAACGAACATACCCGTAAAAATGTAATGTTAGTAGCTAGTAAATCAATCAAAAAGAATGATACTACTAAAATTGATGCTAAAATAGCAGGTTTAAAAGATGCCTATGCTATTGAAAGTCATTACTTAGAAACACTTGTGTAA
- the hisH gene encoding imidazole glycerol phosphate synthase subunit HisH — protein sequence MIAIIKYNAGNIRSVQNAITRLGYDSIITDNPSEILKADKVIFPGVGEASSAMAYLKERKLDELLVSLKQPVLGICLGLQLMGMSSEEGNTKCLGIFNTVTKKFPPLEKVPHIGWNSFSEIKSSKIIENLAITDDVYYVHGFYAEVCENTIATCNYIQPFSSIMQKDNFYAMQFHPEKSASVGEKLLKNFLEL from the coding sequence ATGATTGCAATTATAAAATACAATGCGGGTAATATACGTTCGGTTCAAAATGCGATTACTCGTTTAGGGTATGATAGTATTATAACTGATAATCCTTCGGAAATTTTAAAGGCTGATAAAGTAATTTTTCCAGGTGTTGGTGAAGCTAGTTCGGCAATGGCATATTTAAAAGAACGTAAATTAGATGAGCTTTTAGTATCTTTAAAACAACCTGTTTTAGGAATTTGCTTGGGTTTACAATTAATGGGAATGTCATCTGAAGAAGGAAATACAAAATGTTTAGGTATTTTTAATACAGTTACAAAAAAGTTTCCGCCTTTAGAAAAAGTTCCGCACATAGGATGGAATAGTTTTTCAGAAATAAAATCATCAAAAATAATAGAAAATTTAGCTATTACTGATGATGTGTATTATGTACACGGTTTTTATGCTGAGGTTTGTGAAAACACCATAGCAACCTGTAATTACATACAACCATTTAGTTCAATAATGCAAAAAGATAATTTTTATGCAATGCAATTTCACCCAGAAAAATCAGCAAGTGTGGGTGAAAAATTATTGAAAAATTTTTTAGAATTATAA
- the hisA gene encoding 1-(5-phosphoribosyl)-5-[(5-phosphoribosylamino)methylideneamino]imidazole-4-carboxamide isomerase has protein sequence MRIIPAIDIIEGKCVRLTKGDYATKKVYNENPIEVAKEFEDNGIEYLHLVDLDGAKSQHIVNYKILEQIASKTNLKIDFGGGLKSDEDLRIAFDNGANQITGGSIAVKNREVFTGWINKYGGDKIILGADCINRKIATHGWLETSEVDVVDFIKQYEQIGVRNTICTDVAKDGMLQGASVDLYKEILSKSDVNLIASGGVASIDDLIQLKEIGCEGTILGKAIYEGYVTLKELQKLC, from the coding sequence ATGAGAATTATACCAGCCATAGATATTATTGAAGGAAAATGCGTTCGCTTAACAAAAGGAGATTACGCAACCAAAAAAGTATATAACGAAAACCCTATTGAAGTAGCAAAGGAGTTTGAAGATAATGGAATAGAATATTTACATTTAGTTGATTTAGACGGAGCAAAATCACAACACATTGTAAATTATAAAATTTTAGAACAAATAGCTTCTAAAACTAATTTAAAAATAGATTTTGGAGGTGGTTTAAAATCTGATGAAGATTTACGTATTGCTTTTGATAACGGAGCAAATCAAATTACAGGAGGTAGTATTGCTGTTAAAAATCGGGAGGTTTTTACAGGATGGATAAACAAATATGGAGGTGATAAAATTATTTTAGGTGCCGATTGTATCAACAGAAAAATAGCAACTCACGGATGGTTAGAAACATCAGAAGTTGATGTTGTTGACTTTATAAAACAATACGAACAAATAGGTGTGAGAAATACTATTTGTACCGATGTTGCTAAAGATGGAATGTTACAAGGAGCATCAGTTGATTTGTATAAAGAAATTTTAAGTAAAAGCGATGTGAATTTAATTGCTAGTGGAGGTGTTGCTAGTATTGACGATTTAATTCAGTTGAAAGAAATAGGTTGTGAAGGTACTATTTTAGGAAAAGCAATTTATGAAGGGTATGTAACTTTAAAAGAATTACAGAAGTTATGTTAA
- a CDS encoding DUF1853 family protein: MHQQLKDLQLQYEGFLKTPFLWNGKGVFNLQQFEIKPTKTASFLVEITKIPRLGKLVERFVSFEFQQDKRLQIIAENIQIQQEKITLGELDCLLLKDKKPIHVEIIYKFYLYDNSINYEKNLEEKNELERWIGPNKKDSLIQKLTKLKEKQLPLLYSKQCKNYLKTLNLEAKNLEQQLYFKAQLFVPLKDYGKEFPLINNNCIIGFYVTLLELNQFKDYKFYIPTKHNWLTQPHTNIDWHTFNNFITKITPVLTDKKSPLCWLKKSNGELLKFFVIWW, translated from the coding sequence ATGCATCAACAATTAAAAGACTTACAATTACAATATGAAGGCTTTTTAAAAACACCTTTTCTATGGAATGGAAAAGGTGTTTTTAATTTACAGCAATTTGAAATAAAGCCTACAAAAACAGCTTCTTTTTTAGTGGAAATTACAAAAATACCACGCTTAGGAAAATTAGTAGAACGTTTTGTTTCTTTTGAATTTCAACAAGATAAACGCCTTCAAATTATTGCCGAAAACATTCAAATTCAACAAGAAAAAATTACCCTTGGCGAATTAGATTGTTTGCTTTTAAAAGATAAAAAACCAATTCATGTAGAGATTATTTATAAGTTTTATTTGTATGATAATTCTATAAATTATGAAAAAAACCTTGAAGAAAAAAATGAATTAGAACGCTGGATTGGTCCTAATAAAAAAGATTCTTTAATTCAAAAATTAACCAAACTCAAAGAAAAACAACTGCCACTGCTCTATTCTAAACAATGTAAAAATTACTTAAAAACACTAAATTTAGAGGCTAAAAATCTGGAACAACAACTTTATTTTAAAGCACAATTATTTGTTCCTTTAAAAGATTATGGAAAAGAATTTCCTTTGATAAATAACAATTGTATTATTGGTTTTTATGTTACTTTACTTGAATTAAATCAGTTTAAAGATTATAAATTTTATATTCCAACAAAACACAATTGGTTAACACAACCTCACACAAATATTGATTGGCATACTTTTAATAATTTTATTACAAAAATAACACCCGTTTTAACAGACAAAAAATCGCCACTTTGTTGGTTGAAAAAATCAAATGGTGAATTGTTGAAGTTTTTTGTTATTTGGTGGTAA